One genomic window of Arachis stenosperma cultivar V10309 chromosome 10, arast.V10309.gnm1.PFL2, whole genome shotgun sequence includes the following:
- the LOC130955548 gene encoding F-box protein At5g46170: protein MSSLRADLPCRIYPEPDSIEIDHFDRLPDSLLLLVFNKIGDVKALGRCCVVSRRFHSLVPQVENVVVRVDCVISDDDSSSSAAASDKSRGPFSNLFRLVFGGIVKPLQALGQFLGPKRASSSLGSSSGPGPSSSASSSLAVGSEDDGDADQGGVTHHSPTQVLKNFNEIRLLRIELPSGELGIEDGVLLKWRADFGSTLDNCVILGASSVIQAKSCDNVASEVVGGNNGEDNGSIPDSFYTNGGLKLRVVWTISSLIAASARHYLLQPIISEHRTLDSLVLTDADGQGVLYMNRDQLEELRVKPLSASSASKRTLVPALNMRLWYAPHLELPDGVVLKGATLVAIRPSEQSPAPAAKKENSDVSWVSTAFEEPYRTAARMLVKRRTYCLEMNSF from the coding sequence ATGTCATCCCTGCGCGCAGATCTACCCTGCCGGATCTACCCGGAGCCCGATTCCATCGAGATCGACCACTTCGACCGCCTCCCCGACTCCCTCCTCCTCCTCGTCTTCAACAAGATCGGCGACGTCAAAGCCCTAGGCCGATGTTGCGTCGTTTCCAGAAGGTTCCATTCCCTCGTCCCACAGGTTGAAAACGTCGTCGTTCGCGTCGATTGCGTCATCTCCGACGACGATTCTTCTTCCTCCGCCGCCGCCTCTGACAAATCCCGCGGCCCCTTCTCCAACCTCTTCCGCTTAGTCTTCGGCGGCATCGTCAAGCCTCTTCAAGCCCTGGGCCAGTTCCTGGGCCCAAAACGGGCCTCATCCTCTTTGGGCTCCTCATCCGGCCCAGGTCCATCGTCTTCCGCGTCTTCCTCGCTTGCCGTGGGCAGCGAGGACGACGGCGACGCCGATCAGGGAGGCGTTACCCACCACTCACCGACACAAGTCCTCAAGAACTTCAACGAGATTCGCCTCCTTCGGATCGAGCTCCCAAGCGGTGAATTAGGGATCGAAGACGGAGTACTCCTTAAGTGGAGGGCAGATTTCGGCTCAACCCTTGACAATTGCGTGATCCTCGGAGCTTCCTCTGTAATTCAGGCTAAATCATGCGACAATGTCGCTTCTGAAGTTGTTGGAGGCAACAATGGTGAAGACAACGGAAGCATTCCCGATTCGTTCTACACAAACGGAGGGTTGAAGCTTCGCGTGGTTTGGACCATAAGCTCTTTGATCGCGGCGTCCGCGCGGCATTACCTTCTTCAGCCGATAATTTCGGAGCATAGGACATTGGACAGTTTGGTTCTGACCGATGCCGATGGTCAGGGAGTGTTGTATATGAACAGGGATCAGCTTGAGGAGCTCAGAGTGAAGCCCCTTTCGGCTTCGTCGGCTTCCAAGAGGACCCTTGTTCCGGCGTTGAACATGAGGCTGTGGTATGCGCCGCACTTGGAGCTGCCTGATGGGGTTGTTTTGAAGGGCGCCACGCTTGTCGCCATTAGGCCGAGTGAGCAGTCGCCAGCCCCTGCTGCAAAGAAGGAGAATTCTGATGTTTCTTGGGTGTCTACTGCTTTCGAGGAACCGTACCGGACGGCAGCTAGGATGCTGGTGAAGAGGAGGACTTACTGCCTTGAAATGAACTCTTTTTGA